From one Thermovirga sp. genomic stretch:
- the ruvA gene encoding Holliday junction branch migration protein RuvA: MNLLHSLKGIISVIEADGIGLDVGGLGFFLLCSKSVLRDAVSGRTMRVLTSLQISEAGPLLFGFSDEEERVLFQLLLKVRGIGPRLATAILRTLDLSDIINAIATGNSHLLCQVPGVGKKTSERLCFELRQQIEHSGFKSLVSTVSPESADTVQFVYEALGSLGFARSEARPALAKILALKDPESPEQLLRDALAELKKS; the protein is encoded by the coding sequence TTGAATTTGCTCCACAGCCTTAAAGGCATAATTTCGGTCATAGAGGCCGACGGTATAGGCCTGGATGTGGGTGGTTTGGGGTTTTTTCTCCTCTGCTCCAAGAGCGTCCTGAGGGACGCGGTTTCGGGGCGGACGATGAGAGTCCTCACGTCGCTGCAGATCAGCGAGGCAGGGCCTTTGCTCTTCGGTTTCAGCGACGAGGAGGAAAGGGTCCTTTTTCAACTACTTCTCAAGGTCAGGGGCATCGGGCCGCGGCTGGCGACGGCTATCCTGAGGACCCTCGACCTCAGCGATATAATCAACGCCATAGCCACCGGGAACAGCCACCTGCTGTGCCAGGTCCCCGGCGTGGGGAAGAAGACGTCGGAGAGGCTATGCTTTGAATTAAGGCAGCAGATCGAGCACTCCGGCTTCAAAAGCCTCGTCTCCACGGTCTCTCCCGAGTCGGCCGACACGGTTCAGTTCGTTTACGAAGCCCTCGGATCCCTGGGTTTTGCGCGGAGCGAGGCAAGACCGGCTTTGGCGAAAATCCTCGCGCTGAAAGATCCTGAGAGCCCGGAACAGCTGCTGCGCGACGCCCTGGCCGAATTGAAAAAAAGTTGA